The Gloeocapsa sp. PCC 73106 genome segment ATACTTGGCGGTAACTTCGATTGTTTTCGATTAGAGAACCGCTTTTGGCGATGCGCTCTCAGTTCAAAGGTTTGCTTACGGTTAATCCGTCTTCCCCGTCTTGCTCGTCGCATTATACGACGCTTCTCCATCCTTTTTCTAACTCGTTTGAAGGGTAACTCTAGATGAGCTGTCCAAAGGGTATAGAGGGGGGATTGAACACCTATTCCTGAAAACAATTTACCGGGGTCAATTCCTACAGAAATAGGTTGAGTTTGATTGCTAGATGGGGATTCGGTTAACTGGATATAGAAAATACCGAGGTCGTTGAATTGCCCTAGGGCTTTTCCTTCTTTAATCCATTTTCTAGCGCGACTTGGTTTGGTCGGCATTAGAGGGATGTTGTCTTTTGAAATTACAGGTACTCTTGGCATGGGAGATAATCCTCAAGAGAGAGAGTTTGTGTCCCTTCGCCCACCTAACTAACCATGTCCTGTCTTTAAGAGCACCCGTACCAATCGGGTTTAGATTGAATCCGAACTAGAGAAGTATTCGGAGGTCTGTGAGATAGTTAGGCTCTGTGGGCTATTCACCGCTTAAGTCAACCACATTGGTTTGGTCAATCCCTGTACCTTTAGGTCAGGGTTGGTGAAAGTAACTTTCGTTTTAAATTAAATATAGCTTTAGGAGCGATCGCTTTTAGAGCGTAAGGCCTTGACAACATTGCGCTTTATAGGTTATACTATTAGTATAATGGAAATCCGTGCGCGCCTACAATTGACTTCCCAATGATAGATCATGATCGCCTTTTTAAAGAACTCATCTCTACCTTTTTCTGGGAATTTATCATGCGGTATAGAACGTGAAAAAAGTCTAGTAATCCGTCTGTTAAAGCGTCGTTTAGGAGAAATCCCCGCTCATTTAGAAGCAGAAATTAGGAACTTACCTCTAGAAGCAGTAGAAAGATTGGGTGAAGCTTTATTAGATTTTCAAAGTCTAGAAGATTTAGTTAGTTGGTTGAGCTAAGTCATTCATCGCTTTTAAAGAGTTAGGAATATCGCGCCCTAAATCTTGAGCCGTTTCAATCCATTCTTGAATGACAACCTCGGCGTTAGTCACCGCTTCCACATAAGTTTGACCATCAGCCATACATCCAGGTAATTCTGGCACTTCCACAATAAAAGCTTGATCTGATTCACTCCAACAAATAATTAATTCATATTTAACCGACATCACTATCTCCTAAACCGTATTTCACAATTATATTTCTAATTT includes the following:
- a CDS encoding DUF4351 domain-containing protein; translated protein: MIAFLKNSSLPFSGNLSCGIEREKSLVIRLLKRRLGEIPAHLEAEIRNLPLEAVERLGEALLDFQSLEDLVSWLS
- a CDS encoding type II toxin-antitoxin system HicB family antitoxin; amino-acid sequence: MSVKYELIICWSESDQAFIVEVPELPGCMADGQTYVEAVTNAEVVIQEWIETAQDLGRDIPNSLKAMNDLAQPTN